The following proteins are encoded in a genomic region of Triticum dicoccoides isolate Atlit2015 ecotype Zavitan chromosome 1B, WEW_v2.0, whole genome shotgun sequence:
- the LOC119350279 gene encoding protein LURP-one-related 5-like, which yields MVMAEPEETPGSQRPSADRGSVAGEPSPPAAATPRRLTVWCKSLVFRGDGYAVFDDADGRMVFRVDNYGVGPGSMALMDHAGRVLLTLRRRQRKMLSLMPETWEVYNGDVDDDSDANDGHDEPHLMMRATKDLGRSSCTASMLAVDKPELYRLSWSRREEWSRIHRRSSTGNETLIAEVRRKRGGPEKATLLGKDVLSLVVQPGMDLAITMAMLMISNSYR from the exons ATGGTGATGGCGGAGCCGGAGGAGACCCCGGGATCCCAAAGGCCGTCGGCGGACCGTGGATCCGTCGCCGGGGAGCCGTCCCCGCCCGCAGCGGCGACGCCTCGGCGGCTGACGGTGTGGTGCAAGTCGCTGGTGTTCCGCGGCGACGGGTACGCGGTGTTCGACGACGCGGACGGGCGGATGGTGTTCCGCGTGGACAACTACGGCGTCGGCCCGGGAAGCATGGCGCTCATGGACCACGCCGGCCGCGTCCTCCTCACCCTCCGCCGCCGCCAACGCAAG ATGCTGAGCTTGATGCCGGAGACATGGGAGGTGTACAATGGCGACGTCGACGACGACTCGGACGCGAACGACGGCCACGATGAGCCGCACCTCATGATGAGAGCCACCAAGGACCTGGGCAGGTCCAGCTGCACCGCCTCCATGCTTGCCGTGGACAAGCCAGAACTCTACCGCCTGAGCTGGTCCCGGCGGGAGGAGTGGTCGAGGATCCACCGGCGCAGCTCGACCGGCAACGAGACACTCATCGCCGAGGTGCGACGGAAACGAGGGGGGCCAGAGAAGGCGACATTGCTGGGCAAGGACGTGCTGTCGCTGGTGGTGCAGCCAGGGATGGACCTTGCCATCACCATGGCCATGCTCATGATCTCCAACTCGTACCGATGA